The Bacteroidota bacterium genome contains a region encoding:
- a CDS encoding flavin reductase, producing MEKSTRDKVLNKIPYGLYIVGSRTEDGVAAIIANWMTQVSFNPPLIGIAIESDSDMQVYIDRSNFFSVNFLPEGSVELAKPFLKRSRQAGLKLNNRNFALSKQGTPFLEDAVASFECKVTQSMATGDHTLFVGEITDGLSRREHGILTLKETGWKYSR from the coding sequence TTGGAGAAATCGACCCGAGATAAAGTACTAAACAAGATTCCTTATGGGCTGTATATTGTTGGCTCTAGAACCGAGGACGGTGTCGCAGCAATCATAGCCAACTGGATGACGCAAGTATCATTCAATCCTCCGCTCATAGGCATTGCCATAGAATCTGATTCCGATATGCAGGTTTATATCGACCGATCTAACTTCTTCTCCGTTAATTTCTTACCGGAAGGCTCAGTAGAATTGGCAAAGCCCTTCCTCAAAAGATCAAGGCAGGCAGGCTTAAAACTCAACAACAGGAATTTCGCACTTTCAAAACAAGGAACACCTTTTCTCGAGGACGCCGTCGCTTCATTTGAGTGCAAAGTTACTCAATCAATGGCAACGGGCGATCACACTCTCTTCGTCGGAGAGATTACCGACGGTCTCTCCAGGCGGGAGCACGGCATCCTGACGTTGAAAGAAACCGGATGGAAATACAGTCGATAA
- a CDS encoding DUF971 domain-containing protein has translation MHVTSLRQTTPAEISLTWSDGHLSRISLMALRDACPCAGCQGETILLRTYVPPAPDKTIPGRYRLMNMTTVGNYAVKPIWGDGHDMGMYTWEHLRSLCQCDDCVEGRK, from the coding sequence ATGCACGTCACGAGCTTGAGGCAAACAACCCCGGCCGAAATTTCGCTGACTTGGAGTGATGGCCATTTGAGCCGCATTTCACTCATGGCACTTCGTGATGCATGTCCGTGCGCAGGGTGCCAAGGCGAAACCATTCTGTTACGCACGTATGTGCCACCGGCTCCAGACAAGACAATTCCCGGACGTTACAGATTGATGAACATGACAACTGTCGGTAATTATGCCGTTAAACCAATCTGGGGGGATGGGCATGACATGGGAATGTACACGTGGGAGCATTTACGATCGCTTTGCCAGTGCGATGATTGCGTGGAAGGCAGAAAGTAG